The genomic window cttgatgtcttcTAAATCCTGATCCCACAGCACTCTCTTCACCGGTTCTTGGGCAACCTCAGAAAGGCAGGTCTACGTTATCCCTGGAGTGTTGCCTGAGATCATGAACCTCATCATCAGTTACGCATACACCCACTCTGTTGCTGTGACAAAGGACAATGTGGTGGAGGTTCTGGCAGCTGCAGACCAGTTCTTGGTCCTGGGGATTGTTCAGGCCTGTTGCTTCTTCCTGGAGGATCAGCTGTGCCTGAAGAATTGCATCGGTATATGGAGGCTGGTGGACTTCTACCATTGTCCTGACCTGAGGCACAAGGTCTTCCTCTATATCCTTGACCACTTTCAGGAGATAGTTCATGACTCACAGGAGCTCCTGGAGCTCTCTGTGCAAGAGCTGGCCACTATCATCAAGAACGATTGTCTCAATgtgagaagagaaaacacagtgtTTGAGGCCATCCTCCGCTGGATTAACCACCTGCCTGATCAAAGACGAGGTTACATCTCTGTACTGCTGCCCAAGGTAACTGAAGAACAAGTGAACTGTAGCAGTAGTCAGCTTAAACATAGCATGTATTGGGTTGAATGTTTATAGAAACAGTGCAATAGGTCTGCTGAAGATCAGGAAAATGAGAGCATTGGTAGTTTAGAACATTTTCAGTGACCTGTGATGTTTTCCTGACAAGCAAACTATTGTAGCTGTGCAAAAAATAACTTTAGTTTCattgtacacaaacagaaatataaaaaactcTTTGGTTTTACGGTGAGTTATGTGCTGCAAGTATTTCTTGTTGAACAACAGTCGGGTGCATTTACTTTGTGAAGCTTCCCGAAGTCTTGTCATCATAGTGCGGTTGCCATGTTTGGTACCATCGTTCCtgtacagagaccaaaaccaagaCCTGTGTTCACCAACCGAATCTGGCAACCAGCACTACACTACACAAAAGTACTGGGCAGATGGATACactgttgtttgtcaagaaatagttccagcttATAACTTCCCCTGAAACCTCAAACTGTGATATCTGATTTATAAACAAGATAAaacttctcatctcactctcggAAAGACAGTGTTGAACTACTTCTTATAGTCTTAATTTGATTGaaattacttattttaatgttgtcagtCCTGAACCTCCATATTTTCTTGTCTTCAAAATGGTATATTGAAATACAGTAATTCCAAATACCCACCATCTCTAAGTCTAATGAgattgctgctgctgtcttgtTATATCTGTCCAGGTGCGGCTATGCTTTATGACCACTGACTACCTCCAAAATAGTGTGATCAACAACGCTTTGGTAAAGGACAGCATCGAATGTATACCCATCATCGATAATGCATTGAGGGCATTTATGGATTTTAGGGCAAATGGACCCTCAAACCTTGACTACAGTTCCCCACTGACCCGACCACGCCTGCCTCCTGTTATTTTATTGGCCACTGGAGGTAAAGATGGCAGCATTCCAGTGACCAGCCTCCAGGCCTATGATGTCCGGGGTGACCGCTGGTGCAAGCTGAGCACTGAGGAGATTTGTCGTGCTCACCACGGTGCTGCTGTCCTCAACGGCTTCATATACCTAATTGGCGGCTGCAGTCGTGAAGCCCACTTGAATACCGTGCAAAGGTTTGACCTCATCACCCACACGTGGCACCAGGTGGCACCCATGAACTTCTGCCGCTGCTTTGTCAGTGTCGCCGTGCTGAATGGCTGCATCTACGCCTTGGGAGGGTTCAATGGACAAGCTTACTATAACACTGTTGAGTGCTACAGGCATGAGATTGACCAGTGGACTATGGTGGCACCCATGCGTACAAAGAGGTGTGGGGCCAGTGCTACAACTCTAAATGGCAAGGTGAGATGACAAGGTGTGAAGCAGAGATGTCTGAGAGGGCGATATTGACAATTTAACTACCAAACTAGCCcgataatcagactgaattgacattttgttttcacttcattatcTAGTCTGACAATATGTTTATGTCAGCCAATGTCTGTTTAGGAGAGGTgggttgttttgtttcattttgccCAAACCACTGTCAGTAGCGAGTGACGTATGTGTCCCCACGACAATTTGACACAGAAGCTGTGGTTGCATACACGACTAATACGTTACTAATAAAAATTTATTATATTAGTATACTCTGATTTTCCCCCTCTAGGGTTAAAGAGaaactccaccaatt from Thunnus maccoyii chromosome 3, fThuMac1.1, whole genome shotgun sequence includes these protein-coding regions:
- the LOC121891382 gene encoding kelch-like protein 10 isoform X1 — its product is MSDQGEASVTLHSHRSEMEKRMRHMTSVVLNELRLEDKLCDVVIKVGDVEFNAHKVILCSCSTYFRTLFTGSWATSERQVYVIPGVLPEIMNLIISYAYTHSVAVTKDNVVEVLAAADQFLVLGIVQACCFFLEDQLCLKNCIGIWRLVDFYHCPDLRHKVFLYILDHFQEIVHDSQELLELSVQELATIIKNDCLNVRRENTVFEAILRWINHLPDQRRGYISVLLPKVRLCFMTTDYLQNSVINNALVKDSIECIPIIDNALRAFMDFRANGPSNLDYSSPLTRPRLPPVILLATGGKDGSIPVTSLQAYDVRGDRWCKLSTEEICRAHHGAAVLNGFIYLIGGCSREAHLNTVQRFDLITHTWHQVAPMNFCRCFVSVAVLNGCIYALGGFNGQAYYNTVECYRHEIDQWTMVAPMRTKRCGASATTLNGKIYVCGGFNGRRSLSSAECYSPDTNQWTVISHMRTSRSGLGVVAYKDHIYAVGGTFTGASHLCSAEAYDPRTNRWNIIPSMSTPRSYFGIEVVEDQLFVVGGHDGSTAMFSVERYDEEAGMWYGASNMEMPCSGLSCCVLHGLYTVVEKLFPRDAVTLTNVEEAAGGSI
- the LOC121891382 gene encoding kelch-like protein 10 isoform X2, whose translation is MNLIISYAYTHSVAVTKDNVVEVLAAADQFLVLGIVQACCFFLEDQLCLKNCIGIWRLVDFYHCPDLRHKVFLYILDHFQEIVHDSQELLELSVQELATIIKNDCLNVRRENTVFEAILRWINHLPDQRRGYISVLLPKVRLCFMTTDYLQNSVINNALVKDSIECIPIIDNALRAFMDFRANGPSNLDYSSPLTRPRLPPVILLATGGKDGSIPVTSLQAYDVRGDRWCKLSTEEICRAHHGAAVLNGFIYLIGGCSREAHLNTVQRFDLITHTWHQVAPMNFCRCFVSVAVLNGCIYALGGFNGQAYYNTVECYRHEIDQWTMVAPMRTKRCGASATTLNGKIYVCGGFNGRRSLSSAECYSPDTNQWTVISHMRTSRSGLGVVAYKDHIYAVGGTFTGASHLCSAEAYDPRTNRWNIIPSMSTPRSYFGIEVVEDQLFVVGGHDGSTAMFSVERYDEEAGMWYGASNMEMPCSGLSCCVLHGLYTVVEKLFPRDAVTLTNVEEAAGGSI